From a single Halorhodospira halophila genomic region:
- the hslV gene encoding ATP-dependent protease subunit HslV translates to METLHGTTILAVRREGQVALGGDGQVTLGHTVLKGNARKVRRLYHGRVLAGFAGATADAFTLFERFEAQLEKHHGQLARSAVELAKEWRSDRVLRRLEALLVVANTESLLTLSGTGDVIEPEHDLMAVGSGGPYAQAAGRALLESTELPAAQITQRALEIAGDICVYTNRHITVETLPETREES, encoded by the coding sequence TTGGAAACACTGCACGGCACCACCATCCTCGCCGTCCGCCGCGAGGGGCAGGTCGCCCTCGGCGGCGACGGACAGGTCACCCTCGGGCACACGGTGCTCAAGGGCAACGCGCGCAAGGTCCGCCGGCTCTACCACGGCCGGGTTCTGGCCGGTTTTGCCGGCGCCACGGCGGACGCATTCACACTGTTCGAGCGCTTCGAGGCGCAGCTTGAGAAGCACCACGGGCAACTGGCCCGCTCCGCCGTCGAGCTGGCCAAGGAGTGGCGCTCGGACCGCGTCCTGCGCCGCCTGGAGGCCCTGCTCGTGGTCGCCAACACCGAATCCCTACTGACGCTCTCCGGTACCGGCGACGTCATCGAGCCGGAGCACGACCTGATGGCCGTCGGCTCCGGCGGTCCCTACGCCCAGGCCGCCGGCCGGGCCCTGCTCGAGTCCACCGAATTGCCCGCGGCCCAGATAACCCAGCGGGCGCTGGAGATCGCCGGCGATATCTGCGTCTATACCAACCGCCACATCACCGTGGAGACGCTGCCCGAGACCCGTGAGGAGTCGTAA
- the lysA gene encoding diaminopimelate decarboxylase, giving the protein MTHPGFTRHDDRLWVESLPLDEVAERYGTPCYVYSRAAIEARWNRYRTALGSDADICYAVKANGNLGLLNLLARHGAGFDIVSGGELERVLRAGGEAARVVFSGVGKGTDEIRRALRAGIRCFNVESAAELERIAGVAEAEGAPAPVALRVNPDVNPETHPYIATGLAQSKFGIALDEAEALYRQAADDPRLQVRGIACHIGSQLLSVAPLTEAAERLAALARRLQEQGIVLDHVDAGGGLGVHYVDERPPSPAEHIEAVTAPLRDLGVAVLVEPGRAIVAEAGVLVTRIEYLKQNGGREFAIVDAGMNDYLRPALYDAAHTVESIAPTSAHCRPVDVVGPVCESADTFARDCPLPAAAGGLLAIRSAGAYGAVMASAYNARPRPPEVLVDGPRSHLIRRRETLDELMTGEASLPED; this is encoded by the coding sequence ATGACGCACCCCGGCTTCACCCGACACGATGACCGCCTGTGGGTGGAATCACTGCCCCTCGACGAGGTGGCCGAGCGTTACGGCACCCCCTGTTACGTCTACTCCCGCGCCGCTATCGAGGCGCGCTGGAATCGCTACCGCACCGCCCTCGGCAGCGATGCCGATATCTGCTACGCAGTCAAGGCCAACGGCAACCTCGGCCTGCTCAATCTGCTCGCCCGCCACGGCGCCGGCTTCGACATCGTCTCGGGCGGCGAACTGGAACGGGTCCTGCGCGCCGGCGGGGAAGCCGCGCGGGTGGTCTTCTCCGGCGTTGGCAAGGGCACCGACGAGATCCGCCGCGCGCTGCGCGCCGGCATCCGCTGCTTCAACGTGGAGTCCGCCGCCGAGCTCGAACGCATCGCCGGCGTCGCGGAGGCCGAGGGCGCCCCGGCGCCGGTGGCCCTGCGGGTCAACCCCGACGTCAACCCCGAGACCCACCCCTACATCGCCACCGGACTGGCACAGAGCAAGTTCGGGATCGCCCTCGACGAGGCCGAAGCCCTCTATCGGCAGGCGGCCGACGACCCACGCCTGCAGGTACGCGGCATCGCCTGCCACATCGGCTCGCAACTGCTCTCGGTGGCTCCCCTGACCGAGGCCGCCGAGCGGCTGGCGGCACTGGCGCGCCGTCTGCAGGAGCAGGGGATCGTCCTGGACCACGTCGACGCCGGCGGGGGGCTCGGGGTGCACTACGTCGATGAGCGGCCACCGAGCCCGGCGGAGCACATCGAGGCCGTCACGGCGCCGCTGCGGGATCTCGGGGTGGCGGTTCTGGTCGAGCCGGGCCGGGCCATCGTCGCCGAGGCCGGCGTCCTGGTCACGCGCATCGAGTATCTCAAACAAAACGGAGGCAGGGAGTTCGCCATCGTCGACGCCGGCATGAACGACTACCTGCGCCCGGCGCTCTACGACGCCGCCCACACCGTCGAGTCCATCGCCCCGACGAGCGCGCACTGCCGCCCGGTGGATGTGGTCGGACCGGTGTGCGAGTCCGCAGATACCTTCGCCCGCGATTGCCCGCTGCCGGCCGCCGCCGGCGGTCTGCTGGCCATCCGCAGCGCCGGCGCCTACGGCGCCGTCATGGCTTCAGCGTATAACGCCCGGCCTCGGCCGCCGGAGGTACTCGTCGACGGTCCCCGGAGCCACCTGATCCGCCGCCGTGAGACCCTCGACGAGCTGATGACCGGGGAAGCGTCTCTACCGGAGGACTGA
- a CDS encoding divergent polysaccharide deacetylase family protein translates to MAKGYRGFFAAGVLAVWGAPLAAHGPAGTDWMSFPEPRAETPAGQPAALIIDDVGDDRAAGRRAIDLDAGVTLSVLPHTPHGRYLAERAHERGREVMLHLPMEAKNGADPGPGALFLDMDEVQVRETVARALEAVPHAAGVNNHMGSLITRHPGHMTWLMEELAARDDLYFIDSRTSARSVAQRMADEQGVDNAVRHVFLDPQRDADVIAEQFERFVALAQQGQGVIAIGHPYPETLDLLEEELPGLRERGVTLVPAGELVDEPATDPIKGDRR, encoded by the coding sequence ATGGCGAAGGGTTATCGAGGGTTCTTCGCGGCCGGCGTCCTGGCGGTCTGGGGTGCGCCGCTCGCCGCGCATGGGCCGGCGGGCACAGACTGGATGTCGTTCCCCGAACCGCGGGCGGAGACGCCGGCCGGCCAGCCGGCGGCGCTGATCATCGACGACGTCGGCGACGACCGGGCCGCGGGGCGGCGCGCCATTGACCTGGATGCGGGGGTGACGCTCTCGGTGTTGCCGCACACCCCCCACGGCCGATACCTGGCCGAGCGCGCCCATGAGCGCGGTCGCGAGGTGATGCTGCACCTTCCCATGGAGGCAAAGAACGGGGCCGATCCTGGCCCCGGTGCGTTGTTCCTCGATATGGACGAGGTGCAGGTGCGCGAGACTGTGGCCCGTGCCTTGGAGGCGGTTCCCCACGCCGCCGGCGTCAACAACCACATGGGCAGCCTCATCACGCGCCACCCCGGGCACATGACGTGGTTGATGGAGGAACTGGCGGCGCGCGACGATCTGTACTTCATCGACAGTCGTACCTCGGCGCGCTCGGTGGCTCAGCGGATGGCCGATGAGCAGGGCGTGGATAACGCCGTGCGCCACGTCTTCTTGGACCCGCAGCGCGATGCCGATGTGATCGCCGAGCAGTTCGAGCGTTTCGTGGCCCTGGCGCAACAGGGTCAGGGGGTGATCGCCATCGGCCATCCCTACCCCGAGACCCTGGATCTGCTGGAGGAGGAATTGCCCGGACTGCGCGAGCGGGGTGTGACTCTCGTCCCCGCCGGCGAGCTGGTTGATGAACCGGCCACCGATCCAATCAAGGGAGATCGACGATGA
- the lptM gene encoding LPS translocon maturation chaperone LptM, translating into MPTRSRTAALVLLALLILAGGCGQKADLYLPDESGEEDPS; encoded by the coding sequence ATGCCTACGCGATCCCGGACGGCGGCGCTGGTGCTGCTCGCCCTGCTGATCCTCGCCGGTGGCTGCGGCCAGAAGGCCGATCTCTACCTCCCCGACGAAAGCGGCGAAGAGGACCCGTCATGA
- a CDS encoding DJ-1 family glyoxalase III, whose product MSVRVLVPLAEGCEELEAVTVIDLLRRAGAEVVVAGLESGTVRASRGVQLVPDTDLDRVAEESFDLIVLPGGLGGAERLESDARIVRMLQAQNESDGWIAAICAAPRVLAEAGVLQGRRATAFPTQLERHGIEPEDSAVVIDDNLITSRGPGTAMDFALRLIEVVYGDEKAAEVEGTLQRPLSHQRY is encoded by the coding sequence ATGAGTGTACGAGTTCTGGTTCCGCTGGCCGAAGGCTGTGAGGAGCTGGAGGCAGTCACGGTGATCGACCTGCTGCGCCGGGCCGGAGCCGAAGTGGTGGTCGCCGGCCTGGAATCGGGAACGGTGCGCGCCAGTCGCGGCGTGCAATTGGTCCCGGATACCGACCTGGACCGCGTTGCCGAGGAGAGCTTCGACCTGATCGTGCTGCCCGGCGGACTGGGCGGCGCCGAGCGGCTGGAGAGTGACGCCCGCATCGTCCGCATGCTGCAGGCGCAGAATGAGAGCGACGGCTGGATCGCGGCGATCTGCGCTGCCCCGCGCGTGCTTGCCGAGGCAGGCGTCCTGCAGGGGCGCCGGGCCACTGCCTTCCCGACCCAGCTCGAGCGCCACGGCATTGAGCCGGAGGATAGCGCGGTGGTCATCGACGACAACCTGATCACCTCGCGCGGGCCGGGGACGGCGATGGACTTCGCCTTGCGCCTGATCGAGGTTGTCTACGGTGACGAGAAGGCGGCCGAGGTTGAGGGTACCCTGCAGCGTCCGCTCTCACACCAGCGCTACTGA
- the ubiB gene encoding ubiquinone biosynthesis regulatory protein kinase UbiB: MIGPRRLLRLTRIQLVMLRNGVDDVVLAAPIFRPLRFLVIFMPWRWVRRKVPRGVRVRRALEELGPIFVKLGQILSTRQDLLPADVARELARLQDRVPPFPHEDARRIVERTYGCPIQDVFAHFEDTPIASASIAQVHGAQLHDGSEVVVKVVRPGIPAVIRRDLDLLHTAAALAERYVPDARRLHPVDVIREFEKNLYDELDLMREAANASQLRRNFENSELLYVPAVYWRYTGRNVMVMERVHGLPISDIEALKAHGIDLKKLAERGTEIFFTQVFRDSFFHADMHPGNIFVDPTRPTEPRYIAIDFGIMGSLAPTDHHYLAGNFMAFFNRDYRRVAELHVESGWVPAGTRVEEFEAAIRTVCEPAFARPLHEISFAQLLLRLFQTGRRFNMEVQPQLVLLQKTLLNIEGLGRNLYPDLDLWTTAKPFLERWMREELGPAAALRNIRKQLPEWGDKLPELPNRIDRGLDDLASMRAELHRHCQEMEQLRREVDRGNRRVYAAIAGAALIIAAVLSHTGEGTPEAWADVPPATWGLGGLGLMALVLALPWRR, translated from the coding sequence ATGATCGGACCGCGTCGCCTGTTGCGCCTGACCCGGATCCAGCTGGTGATGCTCCGCAACGGCGTCGACGACGTCGTGTTGGCGGCCCCCATCTTCCGCCCGCTGCGCTTTCTGGTCATCTTCATGCCCTGGCGCTGGGTACGGCGCAAGGTCCCCCGCGGGGTGCGCGTCCGGCGTGCCCTGGAGGAGCTGGGACCGATCTTCGTCAAGCTCGGGCAGATCCTGTCGACGCGCCAGGACTTGCTCCCGGCCGACGTTGCCCGTGAGCTGGCGCGGCTACAGGATCGCGTACCGCCGTTCCCCCATGAGGATGCCCGGCGCATCGTCGAGCGGACCTACGGTTGCCCCATCCAGGACGTCTTCGCCCACTTCGAGGACACCCCCATCGCCTCGGCCTCTATCGCCCAGGTCCACGGCGCGCAGCTGCACGACGGCAGCGAGGTGGTGGTCAAGGTGGTACGCCCGGGCATCCCGGCGGTCATCCGCCGCGACCTGGACCTGCTACATACCGCCGCCGCCCTGGCCGAGCGCTACGTACCCGACGCACGACGTCTGCACCCGGTGGACGTCATCCGCGAGTTCGAGAAGAACCTCTACGACGAGCTCGACCTCATGCGCGAGGCGGCCAACGCCTCGCAGCTGCGGCGCAACTTCGAGAACTCGGAGCTGCTCTACGTGCCAGCCGTCTACTGGCGCTACACCGGGCGCAACGTAATGGTCATGGAGCGGGTGCACGGGTTGCCGATCAGCGACATCGAGGCCCTCAAGGCCCACGGCATCGACCTCAAGAAGCTCGCCGAGCGCGGCACCGAGATCTTCTTTACCCAGGTCTTCCGCGACAGCTTCTTCCACGCGGACATGCACCCGGGCAACATCTTCGTCGACCCCACGCGGCCCACCGAGCCGCGTTACATCGCGATCGACTTCGGCATCATGGGTTCGCTGGCACCGACGGACCACCACTACCTGGCCGGTAATTTCATGGCCTTCTTCAACCGGGACTACCGGCGGGTGGCCGAATTGCACGTCGAGTCGGGATGGGTCCCGGCAGGTACCCGGGTCGAGGAGTTCGAGGCCGCCATCCGTACCGTCTGCGAACCGGCCTTCGCCCGCCCGCTGCACGAGATCTCCTTCGCCCAGCTGCTGCTGCGGCTGTTCCAGACCGGCCGGCGCTTCAACATGGAGGTGCAGCCGCAGCTGGTGCTGCTGCAGAAGACCCTGCTCAACATCGAGGGGCTGGGCCGCAACCTCTACCCCGATCTGGACCTGTGGACCACGGCCAAACCATTCCTGGAGCGCTGGATGCGCGAGGAGCTGGGCCCGGCGGCAGCGCTGCGCAACATCCGCAAACAGCTGCCGGAGTGGGGGGACAAGCTACCGGAGCTGCCCAACCGAATCGACCGCGGGCTGGACGACCTGGCCAGCATGCGCGCGGAACTCCACCGCCACTGCCAGGAGATGGAACAGCTGCGTCGGGAGGTCGACCGGGGCAACCGACGGGTCTACGCCGCCATCGCCGGGGCTGCGCTGATCATCGCCGCCGTGCTCAGCCACACCGGCGAGGGGACGCCCGAGGCCTGGGCCGATGTGCCCCCGGCCACCTGGGGCCTGGGCGGACTGGGGCTGATGGCTTTGGTTCTGGCCCTGCCGTGGCGGCGTTGA
- a CDS encoding ubiquinone/menaquinone biosynthesis methyltransferase, translated as MSDDKTTHFGYREVPLEEKAKRVGSVFDSVADRYDFMNDLMSGGLHRIWKRQTIGQTVLRPGHEVLDIASGTGDLASLALPRVGPEGRVVMSDINLSMLARGRDRMIDEGVGEQAACVLADAEELPFPDASFDRVTIGFGLRNVTRKENALAEMRRVLRPGGRAVILEFSHVYVSALRPLYDLYSFRIMPMMGKLVVNDAESYRYLAESIRMHPEAPVLKGMMEEAGFEDCDYTLLTAGVAAIHTGWVY; from the coding sequence GTGAGCGACGACAAGACCACCCACTTCGGCTACCGCGAGGTCCCGCTGGAGGAGAAGGCCAAGCGGGTCGGCTCGGTTTTCGATTCGGTGGCGGACCGCTACGACTTCATGAACGACCTGATGTCCGGTGGCCTGCACCGCATCTGGAAACGCCAGACCATCGGCCAGACCGTGCTGCGCCCGGGCCACGAGGTTCTGGACATCGCTTCGGGCACCGGCGATCTGGCCAGCCTGGCGCTGCCCCGCGTTGGCCCCGAAGGCCGGGTGGTGATGAGCGACATCAACCTCTCCATGCTCGCCCGGGGGCGGGACCGCATGATCGACGAGGGCGTCGGCGAACAGGCTGCTTGCGTCCTTGCCGACGCCGAGGAACTGCCCTTTCCCGACGCCTCCTTCGATCGGGTGACCATCGGTTTCGGTCTGCGCAACGTCACCCGCAAGGAAAACGCCCTGGCCGAGATGCGCCGCGTGCTACGCCCCGGTGGACGGGCTGTGATCCTCGAGTTCTCCCACGTGTACGTCTCGGCACTGCGACCACTCTACGACCTCTACTCCTTCCGCATCATGCCGATGATGGGCAAGCTGGTGGTCAACGATGCGGAGAGCTACCGCTACCTGGCCGAGTCGATCCGCATGCACCCCGAGGCCCCGGTGCTCAAGGGCATGATGGAGGAGGCCGGCTTCGAGGACTGCGACTACACCCTGCTCACCGCCGGTGTGGCTGCCATCCACACCGGCTGGGTCTACTGA
- the hslU gene encoding ATP-dependent protease ATPase subunit HslU, producing the protein MSEATMTPREIVQELDKHIVGQGEAKRAVAIALRNRWRRMQVDEPLRSEITPKNILMIGPTGVGKTEIARRLARLARAPFIKIEATKFTEVGYVGRDVESIIRDLTDLALKLVREEAMAEMRHKADRAVEDRLLDTLLPGPSGGGPEDVENRTREKFRQKLRNGELDDREIEVEVQASGPGVDIMAPPGMEEMSNQLQGLFRNMGQERTQRRKLTVAEAKRVLRDEEAAKLVNEEEVKAEAVKRVEEQGIVFLDEVDKVTKRAEQSGGGDVSREGVQRDLLPLVEGATVSTKHGMVRTDHILFIASGAFHVAKPSDLIPELQGRLPIRVELEALGTEEFVRILTEPSSSLVAQYRALMAAEGLTLEFTDDGVRRIAEIARQVNERTENIGARRLHTVMERLLEQLSYEAADHSGQTRTVDAAYVEEHLAGLAEDEDLSRYIL; encoded by the coding sequence ATGTCGGAAGCCACGATGACCCCGCGCGAGATCGTCCAGGAGCTGGACAAGCACATCGTCGGCCAGGGCGAGGCGAAGCGCGCCGTGGCCATCGCCCTGCGCAATCGCTGGCGGCGCATGCAGGTCGACGAGCCGCTGCGCAGCGAGATCACCCCCAAGAACATCCTCATGATCGGCCCCACTGGCGTCGGCAAGACCGAGATCGCCCGCCGGCTGGCACGGTTGGCGCGGGCGCCGTTCATCAAGATCGAGGCGACCAAGTTCACCGAGGTCGGCTACGTCGGCCGCGACGTCGAGTCGATCATCCGCGACCTCACCGACCTGGCCCTGAAGCTGGTTCGCGAAGAGGCCATGGCCGAGATGCGCCACAAGGCCGATCGGGCCGTTGAGGACCGCCTGCTCGACACCCTGCTGCCCGGGCCCAGCGGCGGCGGACCCGAGGACGTAGAGAACCGCACCCGGGAGAAGTTCCGGCAGAAGCTGCGCAACGGCGAACTCGACGACCGCGAGATCGAGGTCGAGGTCCAGGCCAGCGGGCCCGGCGTGGACATCATGGCTCCGCCGGGGATGGAGGAGATGTCCAACCAGCTCCAGGGGCTGTTCCGCAACATGGGCCAGGAGCGGACCCAGCGGCGCAAGCTAACCGTCGCCGAGGCCAAACGGGTGCTGCGGGACGAGGAAGCCGCCAAACTGGTCAACGAGGAAGAGGTCAAGGCCGAGGCCGTCAAGCGGGTCGAGGAGCAGGGCATCGTCTTCCTCGATGAGGTCGACAAGGTCACCAAGCGTGCCGAGCAGAGCGGCGGCGGGGACGTCTCCCGCGAGGGCGTCCAGCGCGACCTGCTGCCGCTGGTCGAGGGCGCCACGGTCTCCACCAAGCACGGCATGGTGCGTACCGACCATATCCTGTTCATCGCCTCCGGCGCCTTCCACGTTGCCAAGCCCTCGGATCTGATCCCGGAGCTCCAGGGGCGCCTGCCCATCCGCGTTGAACTGGAGGCCCTGGGCACCGAAGAGTTCGTGCGCATCCTCACCGAGCCGAGCAGCTCGCTGGTGGCGCAGTACCGGGCCCTGATGGCCGCCGAGGGATTGACCCTGGAATTCACCGACGACGGCGTGCGCCGCATCGCCGAGATCGCCCGTCAGGTCAACGAGCGAACCGAGAACATCGGCGCCCGGCGCCTGCACACCGTGATGGAACGCCTGCTCGAGCAGCTCTCCTACGAGGCGGCGGACCACAGCGGCCAGACCCGCACCGTCGATGCGGCCTATGTGGAAGAGCACCTGGCCGGCCTGGCCGAGGACGAGGACCTGAGTCGGTACATCCTGTGA
- a CDS encoding ubiquinone biosynthesis accessory factor UbiJ: MLDALINRWIHLDPDAAELLAPLLGRRVRLSVEGFPHLVVRFRESGVVLCGSGADADEETDAEIIASREALTALLSQGSDAVGRLRIRGEVAVVEHLRNLFSGLRPDWEEPLARLLGDPLAQWSADTLRNAGRWLNDSAQQSATDLGEWLAEESGLVPEPERARAFLEDVDRLRADTDRLAVRIQRLERGR, translated from the coding sequence ATGCTCGACGCCCTGATCAACCGCTGGATCCACCTGGATCCCGACGCCGCCGAGCTGCTCGCCCCGCTGCTCGGCCGGCGGGTGCGTCTGAGCGTGGAGGGATTCCCGCACTTGGTGGTGCGCTTCCGCGAATCGGGTGTCGTGCTCTGCGGCAGCGGGGCCGACGCCGACGAGGAGACCGACGCCGAGATCATCGCCAGCCGCGAGGCACTGACGGCGCTACTGAGTCAGGGCAGCGACGCCGTGGGACGACTGCGCATCCGCGGTGAGGTGGCGGTGGTCGAGCACCTGCGCAACCTGTTCAGCGGCCTGCGCCCGGACTGGGAGGAACCGCTGGCGCGCCTGCTCGGCGACCCATTGGCACAGTGGAGCGCCGACACCCTGCGCAACGCAGGCCGCTGGCTCAACGACAGCGCGCAGCAGAGCGCCACCGACCTCGGCGAGTGGCTGGCCGAGGAGTCCGGCCTAGTGCCGGAGCCCGAGCGCGCCCGCGCCTTCCTGGAAGACGTGGACCGCCTGCGCGCTGACACCGACCGCCTCGCCGTACGCATCCAGCGGCTGGAACGAGGGCGCTGA
- the dapF gene encoding diaminopimelate epimerase, with the protein MEALGNDFVVLDGVRQRLELTTETIRSLADRRLGVGCDQLLVAEPPAHVAADVRYRIFNADGGEVEHCGNGVRCLARFLIDEGLAAPGVLRIETDGRITEAEPRDDGQVSVDMGPPELEPARIPFQAPVRQEAYRLATSSGERTIGAVSLGNPHAVLRVDDVDTAAVAELGAEIERHARFPRRVNVGFMEVCSRDRIRLRVFERGVGETPACGTGACAAVVAGRLRDWLDTTVTVELTGGVLVIHWRGPGRSVWMTGPARTVFRGEIELPASAAVTPRGPTR; encoded by the coding sequence ATGGAGGCGCTGGGCAACGACTTCGTCGTCCTCGACGGCGTCCGCCAGCGCCTGGAGCTGACCACCGAGACCATCCGCAGCCTGGCCGACCGCCGGCTCGGCGTCGGCTGTGACCAGCTGCTGGTCGCCGAGCCGCCGGCGCACGTCGCCGCCGACGTCCGCTACCGGATCTTCAACGCCGACGGCGGCGAGGTCGAGCATTGCGGCAATGGCGTCCGCTGTCTGGCCCGCTTCCTAATCGACGAGGGGCTGGCCGCGCCGGGGGTGCTGCGGATCGAGACGGACGGCCGGATCACCGAGGCGGAGCCCCGCGACGACGGCCAGGTGAGCGTCGACATGGGTCCACCGGAACTCGAGCCCGCACGGATCCCGTTCCAGGCGCCGGTGAGGCAGGAGGCGTACCGGCTGGCCACTAGCAGCGGTGAGCGGACCATCGGTGCGGTCTCGTTGGGCAACCCGCACGCCGTCCTCCGCGTCGACGACGTCGACACCGCCGCCGTGGCCGAGCTTGGGGCCGAGATCGAGCGGCACGCGCGCTTCCCGCGGCGGGTCAACGTCGGCTTCATGGAGGTCTGCAGCCGCGATCGGATCCGTCTGCGTGTCTTCGAGCGCGGCGTCGGCGAGACGCCGGCCTGCGGCACCGGGGCGTGTGCCGCCGTGGTCGCCGGCCGCCTGCGCGACTGGCTCGACACCACGGTGACCGTGGAGCTGACCGGCGGAGTGCTCGTGATACACTGGCGCGGTCCCGGGCGCTCGGTGTGGATGACCGGCCCGGCACGCACCGTTTTCCGCGGCGAGATCGAGCTACCCGCCTCCGCCGCGGTGACGCCCCGGGGACCGACCCGCTAA
- a CDS encoding DUF484 family protein, giving the protein MTESAKREEAPLLDEAEVAAYLVEHPDLLHRHPEVLARLELRHDCGDATSLIEHQVRVLREESAGLRRRLDDMVRVARQNEGTAERLHELTLDLFAADDLQAAVEALRAGLREGFQADAVGLLLIAPEQGSAAAREPLPELLGDGDPTLTCFRPLLERGRPSCGAPTDAQARTIFPDTETTVASAALVPMIDERAVGVLGIGSSDPQRYHPGQGTVFLRRLGTTAARVFDRLLHRG; this is encoded by the coding sequence GTGACAGAGAGCGCGAAGCGTGAAGAGGCCCCGCTGCTCGACGAGGCCGAGGTGGCCGCCTACCTGGTCGAACACCCCGACCTGCTGCACCGCCACCCCGAAGTTCTCGCGCGGCTCGAACTCCGCCACGACTGCGGCGATGCCACCTCGCTGATCGAACACCAGGTCCGGGTCCTGCGCGAGGAGAGTGCGGGGCTGCGCCGGCGTCTCGACGACATGGTCCGGGTGGCCCGGCAGAACGAGGGAACCGCCGAACGGCTCCACGAGCTGACCCTGGACCTGTTCGCCGCCGACGACCTGCAGGCGGCGGTCGAGGCCCTGCGTGCCGGACTGCGCGAGGGTTTCCAGGCCGATGCCGTCGGTCTGCTGCTCATCGCCCCGGAGCAGGGCAGTGCCGCGGCGCGCGAGCCCCTCCCCGAGTTGCTCGGCGACGGCGACCCGACGCTGACCTGCTTCAGGCCCCTGCTCGAGCGCGGCCGCCCCAGCTGCGGGGCACCCACCGACGCCCAGGCCCGGACCATCTTTCCGGACACCGAGACAACCGTGGCCAGTGCCGCACTGGTACCGATGATCGACGAGCGTGCCGTGGGCGTGCTCGGCATCGGCAGCAGCGATCCCCAGCGCTACCACCCGGGCCAGGGCACGGTCTTCCTGCGCCGGCTCGGTACCACCGCGGCGCGCGTATTCGACCGGCTCCTGCACCGGGGGTAG
- the xerC gene encoding tyrosine recombinase XerC: MDLSWLERFDRHLATERRLAEPTRQRYRQDLEAFAAYCAEQDLSSWSAVNHDVVRAWVARGRRRGLAGRTLGRQLAALRSFYRFLIREGAAAADPAAEVRPPQTPRRLPGTLDPDEAAGLLDGADFEHPLQARDAALYELIYSSGLRLSEVVGLNVMDIDRRDGLVRVLRGKGAKDRVVPVGRQALRALDAWLRHRPAWADAEETAVFVGRHGARLGPRTVQRRLQRLARLRGVQRRVHPHMLRHSFATHMLESSGDLRAVQELLGHADISTTQIYTHLDFQHLAQVYDRAHPRARRRRDPDPE, encoded by the coding sequence TTGGACCTTAGCTGGCTGGAGCGGTTCGACCGCCACCTGGCCACGGAGCGCCGCCTGGCTGAACCGACACGGCAGCGCTACCGCCAGGATCTGGAGGCCTTCGCCGCCTATTGCGCCGAGCAGGACCTCTCCAGCTGGTCCGCCGTGAATCACGACGTGGTCCGTGCCTGGGTCGCCCGCGGCCGCCGTCGCGGCCTGGCCGGCCGCACCCTAGGCCGGCAGCTGGCCGCGCTGCGCAGCTTCTATCGCTTCCTGATCCGGGAAGGGGCGGCCGCCGCGGACCCGGCCGCCGAGGTGCGTCCGCCACAGACCCCGCGGCGCCTGCCCGGCACCCTCGACCCGGACGAGGCGGCCGGACTGCTCGACGGCGCCGACTTCGAGCACCCGCTCCAGGCCCGCGACGCCGCGCTCTACGAGCTCATCTACTCCAGCGGGCTGCGCCTCTCCGAGGTGGTCGGGCTGAACGTGATGGACATCGACCGGCGCGACGGGCTGGTCCGCGTGCTGCGCGGCAAGGGCGCCAAGGACCGGGTGGTGCCGGTCGGACGCCAAGCCCTGCGAGCCCTCGACGCCTGGCTCCGCCACCGACCGGCTTGGGCGGACGCCGAGGAGACCGCCGTGTTCGTCGGCCGCCACGGTGCGCGGCTGGGTCCGCGCACCGTGCAGCGCCGGCTCCAGCGCCTGGCCCGACTGCGCGGGGTCCAACGGCGGGTCCACCCGCACATGCTCCGCCACTCCTTCGCCACACACATGCTCGAGTCCAGCGGCGACCTGCGCGCCGTCCAGGAGCTGCTCGGGCACGCCGACATCTCCACCACCCAGATCTACACGCACCTCGACTTCCAGCACCTGGCCCAGGTCTACGACCGCGCCCACCCCCGAGCCCGGCGGCGCCGGGACCCGGATCCGGAGTGA